The genomic region agattcatcatccattttcaatttagcaagcgttcttcaaaacaaattacatatttggaattcttgcatattcctcttcaattccatactaacttcatctcttttgggaaactttctaaaaactctagatttcatgttcttagtgttttcaacttataaaagtgttaattagtgtctatggctcaagtctaacatgaatatgtgatttatttgcttgttcttgttattttggtgtaactagcttaaacttgaaaaatTACTTGTTTGATCTTCAGATTtggttgtttaaatgttgttagatggtaaaagttcatgtattaaatgtgttactagcatcactagctccattttgatgtgtaggttgaataagaaaacttcactaacatgattattaatttttgtgattttggttagggtttgatagacttaaatatgaacatttgatgcattgaatgctatgaaaggtTGTTggcaagtgtttagttgtattgaatgcgtaattatctacaaaacggcgtattatatgtaggtagtaagttcccgaattatcgaattgcatttatgatcttgaatgtaattaatgatgaacatttaatgcgaatttggttgttataaatgatggattgattgattaaatgtgcttagttgttttcctcgtcaaaatacctttccaacgatataagatacatgttttaagtgttttcggttcacaatttgtgtttaattgaagtttggttcgtgcacttgtgaaatttcagcaattGCAACTGCACAGGTGTTTGGATGCCATCCCAATCTTTGGACGCCATCCTGGATTTcattgctggatgccgtccagtgattttggacgccgtccaaatgaactacagaTTTCTGCTTTccttggtcgtttaccgtttaattctaactatgctacgcacttccgattaacatgtaacttgttctaacatgctcatatatgattatataactcagaaaaattgtccaagacctgacccgaacatgttgactttttcgttgactttcacttgaccaaagttgacttttattcaaacttaatcgaatacttatgcaatcgttctaacgtgcttttatacttgtatattgcatgaaacttgacaatttgactcacacgctatattaatcgagtcgtaacgatccataggactaattgaataactttgaccgaccgtgtttaccgatattgatacaacctatttgtttaggtcgagacttgcattcgttcttgcacacattactttgtgaagtacatttatattcgtgcacttaaggtgagatcatagtcccatcttttcaacaattttttattctttaaatcgtgggatgagaaacatatacgttttatacttttatactttgaacataagtacggaaacaaacattccacatgtgagttagaacaaaaagcctcaattcaattatcattagttacatttgtagggtgtaaacgtgaacttatgttgtgtggatccatacgggcttgaggcgccctcattcggacagttcgctaccattagcgaatgaaatatattttcaggtatagtgtaggttctaacactatgataaggggttcgtaaaacagttaagtcttgataattgggtgctcgcgaacgtacaacaactttggaatgcaaacgatttggataatccactttatattaaatcttgtggttcaatacaatatacttattaaacctatgatttcaccaacctttttcgttgacagtttctatatgttttctcaggtccttgaacgctaagtgattcATGCTttcgcacactattttgatacttgcttggatgtcgagtatacatacatacatggagcgtcttttgactttacttaaattgtgtcgcataggtttcatttgtactttaaacgttgtaatgtaactagttgttaaactactttgtaaactttaaaacatctttatatttgaaatgaatacgacatattttggtcaaacttggtTTTAAAGATTATGTCCACattacgggacctaagttgacggcgccgtcaatgatgattttgtcgggtcgtcacataaatggtggtggcggtttcgAACCGAAACCGAATCACTTTGGGTCAAAGTCATAAAAAGCATCTAAGGGCAGGACGGGGGGTTGGGACTCCCTACTTCTAACCTTTCAATTGTTCGTAGCACAGTTTGGAGCAATATTATCCATATCGGTTTGGACTTGTCCAAGATCGGTTTGGATATTAATGCATTTTTCGAGAAGAAAATAGGTGACGGGCGCGATGTTCTCTTTTGGGGGGTTGTATGGATTGGCGACGTAGCATTAAAATACAAATTCTCAAGACTCTTCAGGATGGATAGCAATCAAGACGCGTACGTGAATGAACTGGTGCAGCTTGTTAGCGGACTGCTTCATTTCACATGGGCATGGATTAGACCCCCTTCGGGTCGTGTGTCTGACGAGTTGGAGCAATTAAAGGGACTAATTGAGACTAATACACCTTTGAACTATGGCATGGCAGCATGGCAATGGAAGCTTGACAATTTGGGGGAATATAATTCAAGGTTAGTTTCATTTAAAATCAACGAACTTATCATTGAAAGACCTGGTCAACCACATGGCACAATGAAAAACAATTATATCCCACAAAAAATTGGTATATTTGTTTGGAGGGCCCTTCGTGGTAGAATTCTGACTAAAGTGGAATTCGACAAGCGTGGAATAGATCTAGACAATATATTGTGTCCTATATGTAATGATTCTGTCGAAACAGTGGAGCATACTCTCATAACATGTAAGATGGCGAAAGATGTTTGGCAAGCTATCTATAATTGGTGGGAATCGTCCCCTCCTAATTCTAGTAGCTTATCAGACTTCTTTTCCGGTTCGAGAAGAAGAAATTTGTcgagagaaaataaaaaaatttggCAATCTATCGAATGGGTGACGGGAtactttatttggaaaaataggaacTTAAAGGTATTCCGGAACGATCATTGGGCATATTCAAAAGTTGCAAGTGATATCCAAGTTAAAACCTTCGAATGGATGAAGAATCGCTCAAGACATAAAGCAATAGATTGGATACAGTGGCTTACAGGTCCGAATACATTGAGTTTTCCCCACTACAATAGCCGTGACTCGGGTTGAATCTAGCATTTGATATAGTTCGTGTTTACTTATTTGGCTTTGTAAATATGTTTCCTGTTTATTGTCATTAGCTTGGTGTATAGCCTGCCATGGCTCACTTGTGATACAATCCTTGTACATTTTGTATAGTTTGTTTTAATAAaagttggcttttcaaaaaaaaaatatatatatgttggcAAGATAACTAAATTTTTAAGAATTTATTTTATAAGTTTATAAACT from Rutidosis leptorrhynchoides isolate AG116_Rl617_1_P2 chromosome 9, CSIRO_AGI_Rlap_v1, whole genome shotgun sequence harbors:
- the LOC139868192 gene encoding uncharacterized protein, encoding MDSNQDAYVNELVQLVSGLLHFTWAWIRPPSGRVSDELEQLKGLIETNTPLNYGMAAWQWKLDNLGEYNSRLVSFKINELIIERPGQPHGTMKNNYIPQKIGIFVWRALRGRILTKVEFDKRGIDLDNILCPICNDSVETVEHTLITCKMAKDVWQAIYNWWESSPPNSSSLSDFFSGSRRRNLSRENKKIWQSIEWVTGYFIWKNRNLKVFRNDHWAYSKVASDIQVKTFEWMKNRSRHKAIDWIQWLTGPNTLSFPHYNSRDSG